A region of Terriglobales bacterium DNA encodes the following proteins:
- the rsmG gene encoding 16S rRNA (guanine(527)-N(7))-methyltransferase RsmG, with the protein MDSARIAELIAPYLAPARLAPAQLVQISMYIDILERWNRKMALTAVRSPQEMVERHFGESLFVAHHLFPAAAAIPATTALDVGSGAGFPGLPLKIYAPTLRLTLIESQRKKATFLREVVRALALREVEVFPGRAQDFPGRGELVTLRAVERFEGVLPVAARLVEDRGRLALLIGAAQAERARRLLPGFAWESPVPLPRSQQRILLVGANHARHESPSP; encoded by the coding sequence GTGGACTCCGCCCGCATCGCCGAACTGATCGCCCCCTACCTGGCCCCCGCCCGCCTGGCCCCCGCGCAACTGGTCCAAATATCGATGTATATCGATATTCTGGAGCGCTGGAACCGGAAGATGGCGCTCACCGCCGTGCGCTCCCCCCAGGAGATGGTGGAGCGCCACTTCGGCGAGTCCCTCTTCGTCGCGCACCACCTCTTCCCCGCCGCCGCGGCGATCCCCGCCACCACTGCCCTCGACGTGGGCTCCGGCGCCGGCTTCCCCGGGCTCCCCCTGAAGATCTACGCTCCCACCCTGCGCCTCACCCTCATCGAGTCGCAGCGCAAGAAAGCCACCTTCCTCCGGGAAGTGGTGCGCGCCCTCGCTCTGCGTGAGGTCGAGGTCTTCCCCGGCCGCGCCCAGGACTTTCCCGGCCGCGGCGAGCTGGTCACCTTGCGCGCGGTGGAGCGCTTCGAGGGCGTGCTGCCCGTCGCCGCCCGCCTGGTAGAGGATCGCGGACGCCTGGCTCTGCTGATCGGCGCCGCCCAGGCCGAGCGCGCCCGCCGCTTACTCCCCGGGTTCGCCTGGGAGTCGCCTGTCCCCCTGCCGCGCTCCCAGCAGCGCATCCTGCTGGTGGGCGCGAACCACGCGCGGCACGAGTCACCCTCGCCATAA